In the Sulfobacillus thermosulfidooxidans DSM 9293 genome, AGATACCATTCTGAGATGTCCAATGAGATGATGAGGTTAAGGAGTATTGTGAGCGTTGACCCAAGATGATCGCAGGTTGTATTACACAGATCCCCGCGTGTTGTTAGCCAATGAACGCAGTTTATTGAGCTGGATGCGCATGGCCTTGTATCTCATGGGATTTGCATTTTTATTGAGTAAAGCTGCTGTTATCGATAAAGTGCTGGACCCTGGCCACCAGATTCAATTGCTCCCTATGGTTCGTTCTGGGCATGTAGTGGGGGGTGTTTTGTCGCTTATGGCTACTTTTCTCGAGGTCGTGGCCTTGGTTCGTTATTACCGCAATATGACCAGGTGGCACCGAGCGGAAGATGGTCGAGGGTCTAAAGCTCCCACATTTTTTGGATCGATTGTCTTGGTCTGGATTGTGTTATTGGCGATCTATCTGCTGTCTTAGATTCAAAAACGATAAGACAAAATGTTTGTGGAGGAAGATGGGAATGGGACAACACCATG is a window encoding:
- a CDS encoding YidH family protein; the protein is MTQDDRRLYYTDPRVLLANERSLLSWMRMALYLMGFAFLLSKAAVIDKVLDPGHQIQLLPMVRSGHVVGGVLSLMATFLEVVALVRYYRNMTRWHRAEDGRGSKAPTFFGSIVLVWIVLLAIYLLS